A genomic segment from Lutibacter sp. A80 encodes:
- a CDS encoding S9 family peptidase, which produces MTQKIIMSILLSITFASASAQKVMTPKMLLELNKVSAKGISKDGKSVIYSTSKYNVAEDKKVTTVYQIPIEGGTPVEIASYKDLIPNKNISPNGVYEIFTEDVKLKNITGKDFYPEIKNSNVQIYDELNYRHWDTWEDGAYSHVFYKTTANGDDAIDIMPNEPFDCPQKPFGGSEDYLWSLDSQNILYVTKKLSGTAYATSTNTNIYSYNLASKTTSNLTEENKGYDTNPAFSSKNQLAWLQMKRDGYEADKNDIIVLIDGEKVNLTEDWDETIHSFVWDERGDKIYFIAPNFGTVQLFEIKIPTSSKKISQPKQLTNGQFDVSSIVGQSKNLLVVNRRDMNHANELYTYNLKNGNLTKLTHANDATYNAIALSKVEKRMVKTSDGKDMLTWVIYPPNFDPSKKYPTILYCKGGPQGPLSQSYSFRWNYQLMAANGYIIVAPSRRGMPGFGVEWNEQISKDYGGQNMKDYLAAIDDISKESYVDTDRLGCIGASYGGFSAFYLAGHHQGRFKSFIAHDGMFNLRSMYGTTEELFFVNWDLGGPYWDKNNAAAQKTFNEFNPANYVDKWDTPILIIQGAKDYRVPVGQGLEAFQAAQLRGIKSKLLYFPEENHWVLNGQNSFIWHTEFYKWLEETL; this is translated from the coding sequence AAAAAAGTAACTACTGTATATCAAATTCCTATTGAAGGAGGCACTCCTGTTGAAATTGCATCCTACAAAGATTTAATACCAAACAAAAATATTTCACCTAATGGAGTTTATGAAATTTTTACTGAAGATGTAAAACTTAAAAATATAACTGGTAAAGATTTTTATCCTGAAATTAAAAACTCAAATGTACAGATTTACGACGAATTAAATTATCGCCATTGGGATACTTGGGAAGATGGCGCTTATAGTCACGTTTTTTACAAAACTACAGCAAACGGTGATGATGCTATTGATATTATGCCTAACGAACCTTTTGATTGTCCACAAAAACCTTTTGGTGGCTCAGAAGATTATTTGTGGAGTCTAGACAGCCAAAACATACTTTATGTAACAAAAAAATTGAGTGGTACAGCGTATGCTACCAGTACAAATACAAATATTTATAGTTATAATTTAGCTTCAAAAACAACTAGTAATTTAACCGAAGAAAATAAAGGATACGATACAAACCCTGCTTTTTCATCTAAAAATCAATTAGCTTGGTTACAAATGAAAAGAGATGGTTACGAAGCTGATAAAAATGATATTATTGTTTTAATTGATGGAGAAAAAGTAAATCTTACAGAAGATTGGGATGAAACCATTCATAGTTTTGTTTGGGATGAAAGAGGTGATAAAATTTACTTTATAGCTCCTAATTTTGGAACCGTTCAACTTTTTGAAATTAAAATTCCTACTTCTTCAAAAAAAATATCGCAACCAAAACAACTTACAAACGGACAGTTTGATGTAAGTAGTATTGTAGGCCAATCTAAAAACTTATTAGTGGTTAATCGTAGAGATATGAACCATGCAAATGAGTTGTATACCTACAATTTAAAAAATGGAAACTTAACAAAGCTTACCCACGCAAATGATGCAACTTACAATGCAATAGCTTTAAGTAAGGTAGAAAAAAGAATGGTAAAAACTTCTGATGGGAAAGACATGTTAACCTGGGTAATTTATCCTCCAAATTTCGATCCTTCAAAAAAATATCCAACAATTTTATATTGTAAAGGTGGTCCACAAGGTCCGCTTAGTCAATCATATTCTTTTAGATGGAATTATCAATTAATGGCTGCAAATGGTTATATAATTGTTGCACCAAGTAGAAGAGGAATGCCAGGTTTTGGAGTAGAATGGAACGAGCAAATTAGTAAAGATTATGGCGGACAAAATATGAAAGATTATTTAGCTGCAATTGACGATATTTCTAAAGAAAGTTATGTAGATACCGATAGATTAGGTTGTATTGGAGCTAGTTATGGAGGTTTTTCAGCATTTTATTTAGCTGGACATCACCAAGGAAGGTTTAAAAGTTTTATAGCTCATGACGGTATGTTTAATTTACGAAGTATGTACGGAACAACCGAAGAATTGTTTTTTGTAAACTGGGATTTAGGTGGACCTTATTGGGATAAAAATAATGCTGCTGCTCAAAAAACTTTTAATGAATTTAATCCTGCTAATTATGTAGATAAATGGGATACTCCTATTTTAATCATTCAAGGAGCTAAAGACTATAGAGTTCCAGTAGGTCAAGGTTTAGAAGCGTTTCAAGCGGCTCAATTAAGAGGTATAAAAAGTAAGTTACTGTACTTTCCAGAAGAAAATCATTGGGTTTTAAATGGGCAAAACAGTTTTATTTGGCATACCGAATTTTATAAATGGCTAGAAGAAACATTGTAA